A window of Sedimentibacter sp. MB31-C6 genomic DNA:
TAAAGGACAGGTCAAAGCTTGTATAGCAGTTTCATTTATAAAAGGTAGTAGTAGTAAAGGTGATAATCAAAGATTAGAAGAAATAAAAAATGTTTTAATTTCATATTCAGAAGAATTTACTAAATATATTCCCTAAATTATTTTAGGATAATTTAAGAATAAAAATGTTGAAAATTATTGGAGGAAATATTATGCATGCAAATTTAATATCTAAATTACAAGAAGTAATAAAAGAAAAAGAAGTTATTGACTTCATAGGGGAAGTTGTAAAAATACCAAGTTACAATGGTATTGATAATCAAGAAACTGAAGTTGCTAAATGTATACATAATTTATTTACAAAAGAAGGTATAGAATCAGAATTAATTCCAGTTTGTGATGGCAGAAGCAATGTAACTGCTAAGATTAAAGGCAATGGAAGCGGGAAAAAATTGCTTTTAACTGGTCATATGGATACAGTACCACCATATGATATGTTAAATCCATTTGAACTAAAAAATGATGGAGATAAATTATATGGTCGTGGTGTAGTAGATATGAAAGGACCTTTAGTATGCATGATTTTCAGCATGATAGCTATTAAAAGAGCAAATATTAAATTAAGTGGCGATATAATTTTTGCTGGAGTTATAGATGAAGAAGAGAAAAGTTTAGGAACTATAGATTTAATTGAAAATGGAATTAAGGCTGATGCAGCAATTGTAGGAGAGCCAACTAATCTTGATATATGTGTTGCTCACAGAGGGTTGGAGTGGTTTGAATTGTATTTTGAAGGGAAAACTGTACACGGTGGAGCACAGAAAGAAGGAATAAATGCAATATTAAAAGCTTCAAATTTCATTCAAAGGGTTGAGGAAAAAATAATTCCTGAAATCGAGAAAGAAACTCATCCTATTATAGGTACTTCTTCTATGAATTACGGCACTATAAATGGAGGAACTCAACCTAGCACAGTTGCTGGCGAATGTATTCTTAAAATTGATAGAAGATGGGTTCCAGGTATAAAATATGAGGATATGGTTAAAGAATACCAAGATGTTATAGATGAAATTTCAAGAGAAGATGACAAATTTAATTGTACGCTTAAAGTAATGGATGTGAGTATTATGAAGGAAGGTTATGTTCATGAGCCAATGGAAATTGATGTTAATCATCCTATAGTGAACATAACTAAATCACTCACTGAAGAAGTATTTAACAAGGTACCTGAATTAACATATTTTCCAGCTTGGTCAGATGGAGGACTTTTAAGCAGTTATGCAAATATTCC
This region includes:
- a CDS encoding M20 family metallopeptidase, whose amino-acid sequence is MHANLISKLQEVIKEKEVIDFIGEVVKIPSYNGIDNQETEVAKCIHNLFTKEGIESELIPVCDGRSNVTAKIKGNGSGKKLLLTGHMDTVPPYDMLNPFELKNDGDKLYGRGVVDMKGPLVCMIFSMIAIKRANIKLSGDIIFAGVIDEEEKSLGTIDLIENGIKADAAIVGEPTNLDICVAHRGLEWFELYFEGKTVHGGAQKEGINAILKASNFIQRVEEKIIPEIEKETHPIIGTSSMNYGTINGGTQPSTVAGECILKIDRRWVPGIKYEDMVKEYQDVIDEISREDDKFNCTLKVMDVSIMKEGYVHEPMEIDVNHPIVNITKSLTEEVFNKVPELTYFPAWSDGGLLSSYANIPTIVFAPGSLKTAHSANEQIDIKQIFPATIIYSLIATQFCE